In Pseudodesulfovibrio sp. S3, one DNA window encodes the following:
- a CDS encoding FAD-dependent oxidoreductase, with product MSQHIVVIGGVALGPKAACRFKRLEPASRVTMIEQTDMISYGGCGIPYYVSGDVSDATELSTTSFHMVRDPKFFKEVKGVDVKVLTKATRIDREKKCVEVENVKTGEKDCIGYDKLVIATGASPRKLGLPGEELEGVNYVCNPGDATRIRESISKGEVSNAVIIGAGFIGLEMAEAFADMWGIETSVVEITDQILPRLVSPALATMGQKHMEENGVVFYFGETVKAIEGENGRVTRVVTSARTLDADAVIISAGVVPNSDLAKEAGLAVHERGGVYVDELMRTNDPDIYAGGDCCIIKNMITGGDAFLPLGSMANRQGRIIGTNLAGGNARSDGVVGSFVVKLFESSIAGTGLSLGAAKAAGFDAMSVLLIQLDRAHFYPTKELMTLEMVVDKSNRRVLGVQGFGSSGDALVGRINAVAAILKSAPTVDDISNMELAYSPPFAAAMDILNSLANLADNALAGINRGVGPDGFKELWEKRDQETCFFLDCRENADAAPYMERNPEIWHNVPQGEIYDRLDEIPEDRPIVLICNTGARSYEAQIMLDAKGYKDVTNIQGGMAAIKKFGVDL from the coding sequence ATGTCTCAGCATATTGTTGTCATTGGCGGCGTGGCCCTCGGGCCCAAGGCCGCCTGTCGTTTCAAGCGGTTGGAGCCGGCTTCCAGAGTTACCATGATCGAACAGACCGACATGATATCCTATGGCGGTTGCGGTATCCCGTACTATGTTTCCGGCGATGTTTCGGACGCCACGGAACTGTCCACCACCAGTTTTCATATGGTTCGTGACCCCAAGTTCTTCAAGGAAGTCAAAGGGGTTGACGTCAAGGTCTTGACCAAGGCCACGCGCATCGACCGCGAGAAGAAGTGCGTCGAGGTCGAGAACGTGAAGACGGGCGAAAAGGACTGCATAGGGTACGACAAGTTGGTCATTGCTACCGGGGCTTCTCCGCGCAAGCTCGGTCTGCCGGGTGAAGAGCTGGAAGGCGTCAATTACGTGTGCAACCCCGGAGATGCGACCCGTATCCGTGAATCCATTTCCAAGGGCGAAGTCAGCAACGCCGTGATCATCGGCGCAGGCTTCATTGGTCTGGAAATGGCCGAGGCCTTTGCCGACATGTGGGGCATCGAGACTTCGGTGGTTGAGATCACCGACCAGATCCTGCCGCGGCTGGTCAGCCCGGCCCTGGCCACCATGGGCCAGAAGCACATGGAAGAAAACGGCGTGGTTTTCTATTTCGGCGAGACGGTCAAGGCCATTGAGGGGGAAAACGGGCGCGTCACTAGAGTGGTCACTTCAGCCCGGACTTTGGATGCCGATGCGGTTATCATTTCGGCGGGCGTTGTTCCCAATTCCGACTTGGCCAAGGAGGCCGGTCTGGCCGTGCATGAGCGGGGCGGCGTGTATGTTGACGAACTCATGCGGACCAATGACCCGGACATCTATGCAGGCGGCGATTGCTGCATCATCAAGAACATGATCACCGGCGGGGACGCCTTTCTTCCCCTGGGTTCCATGGCCAATCGCCAGGGGCGGATCATCGGCACCAATCTGGCCGGCGGCAACGCCCGCTCCGATGGTGTTGTCGGCTCTTTTGTGGTCAAGCTTTTCGAATCATCCATAGCCGGAACCGGGTTGAGCCTGGGGGCTGCCAAGGCTGCCGGTTTCGATGCCATGAGCGTGCTGCTCATTCAGCTTGATCGGGCTCATTTTTATCCGACAAAGGAACTGATGACGCTGGAAATGGTCGTGGACAAGTCCAACCGGCGCGTTCTCGGCGTGCAGGGATTCGGCTCATCCGGCGATGCCCTGGTGGGACGTATCAATGCGGTGGCAGCCATTCTCAAGTCTGCGCCCACCGTTGACGATATCTCCAACATGGAGCTGGCCTATTCCCCGCCCTTTGCGGCTGCCATGGATATCCTCAACTCACTGGCCAACCTGGCGGACAATGCCCTTGCCGGGATCAATCGCGGCGTGGGTCCTGACGGTTTCAAGGAGCTTTGGGAAAAGCGTGATCAGGAGACGTGTTTCTTCCTGGATTGCCGCGAAAACGCCGATGCCGCTCCATACATGGAGCGCAATCCTGAAATATGGCACAATGTACCTCAGGGAGAAATCTACGATCGGCTCGATGAAATCCCTGAAGACAGGCCTATCGTGCTCATTTGCAACACCGGTGCCCGTTCCTATGAGGCTCAGATCATGCTTGATGCCAAAGGGTATAAGGATGTAACCAACATTCAGGGCGGCATGGCTGCCATCAAGAAATTCGGGGTCGATCTATAG
- a CDS encoding response regulator, with translation MALRFLIVDDDESVHLYLQAVLASYGTFVTAMSGEEAVDRYSLALKEGHPFDVVMMDIVMPGMDGHKASEIMRAREKAASIAESDRFKLVMITGLVDKVNVDKAFSDSGADSYIVKPLDKDKIIIELKGKRII, from the coding sequence ATGGCTTTGCGGTTTCTGATTGTCGATGATGACGAGAGTGTGCATCTCTATCTTCAAGCCGTACTGGCTTCCTACGGAACCTTTGTCACAGCCATGAGCGGAGAAGAGGCGGTGGATAGGTATTCGCTTGCCTTGAAGGAGGGCCATCCCTTCGATGTGGTCATGATGGATATCGTCATGCCCGGAATGGATGGACACAAGGCCTCTGAAATAATGCGCGCACGAGAAAAAGCGGCGAGCATAGCCGAATCCGACAGGTTCAAGCTCGTCATGATCACGGGCCTGGTGGACAAGGTCAATGTCGACAAGGCGTTTTCAGACTCCGGCGCTGATAGTTATATCGTCAAGCCTCTGGACAAGGATAAGATCATTATTGAACTGAAAGGCAAGCGCATCATCTAG
- a CDS encoding oligopeptide/dipeptide ABC transporter ATP-binding protein produces MSAILEIRDVDKHFDISGSIIDQIKFIDGKFKRKKTVVKAVNNVTLDVQPGETLSVVGESGCGKSTLARTVLGLYRPNKGEIHYRGSRIDNLSSVRMLPYRTKMQMVFQDPYASLNPRMTVRQILEEPVRFHNPGLNQDEIQDKVAEVMLQVGVDPVWATNYPHEFSGGQRQRISIARALVVDPEFIAADEPIAALDVSIQAQILNLLMDAQEKRGLTYLFISHDLSVVEHISNRVAVMYLGCVCELATAKELFTSPRHPYTQALLSAIPKLGGQAGGHVRLSGDVPTPIQLPTGCVFHGRCPHATERCSKEIPKQRCLESGTVVACHGVEEGRV; encoded by the coding sequence ATGAGTGCCATCCTCGAAATCAGAGACGTCGACAAACACTTCGACATCTCCGGTTCAATAATCGACCAGATCAAATTCATCGACGGCAAATTCAAGCGCAAGAAAACCGTGGTCAAGGCTGTCAACAATGTCACCTTGGATGTCCAGCCCGGTGAAACCTTGAGCGTGGTCGGGGAATCCGGCTGCGGCAAGTCCACCCTGGCCCGCACGGTTTTAGGCCTGTACCGCCCCAACAAGGGCGAAATCCACTACAGGGGCTCACGTATCGACAACTTGAGCTCTGTCCGGATGCTCCCCTACCGAACCAAGATGCAAATGGTCTTCCAAGACCCATATGCCTCGCTGAACCCGCGCATGACCGTGCGCCAGATCCTGGAAGAGCCGGTCCGCTTTCACAACCCGGGACTCAACCAGGACGAAATCCAGGACAAGGTGGCCGAAGTCATGCTCCAGGTGGGCGTGGACCCTGTATGGGCCACCAACTACCCGCACGAATTCTCGGGAGGCCAGCGCCAACGGATATCCATTGCACGCGCCCTGGTCGTGGACCCTGAATTCATCGCGGCCGACGAACCCATCGCGGCCCTGGATGTGTCCATCCAGGCGCAGATACTCAATCTGCTCATGGACGCCCAGGAAAAGCGCGGACTGACTTACCTGTTCATCAGCCATGACCTGAGTGTGGTCGAGCACATCTCAAACCGCGTGGCCGTCATGTATCTCGGCTGCGTCTGCGAACTGGCCACGGCCAAAGAACTCTTCACCAGTCCCAGGCACCCTTACACCCAGGCCCTGCTCTCGGCCATTCCCAAGCTCGGCGGTCAGGCAGGGGGGCACGTCAGACTTTCCGGCGATGTCCCCACCCCGATCCAACTGCCCACCGGCTGTGTCTTCCACGGTCGATGTCCGCACGCCACCGAACGCTGCTCAAAGGAAATCCCCAAGCAGCGCTGCCTGGAAAGCGGCACAGTCGTGGCCTGTCACGGCGTCGAGGAAGGCCGGGTCTAA
- a CDS encoding ABC transporter ATP-binding protein, which yields MEQLIDIKNLRVEFALRSGTVRAVRDVSLVINKGERLGIVGESGAGKSVLGFSLINLISKPGKITAGQIIFNGQDLTKLNDDQMRTIRGNDIAMIFQDPMMTLNPVLTIGTQMKETVLAHMNVSDKEAEAICLEKLRKVYIPSPEKRLKQYPHEFSGGMRQRIVIAISLLTSPKLIIADEPTTALDVTIQAEIMDLLLELCKTENMGLILITHDLAVVSEVTQRIAVLYAGKVVELGTADQIISNPQHPYTQGLIKALPQMAGGEKRLNQIPGMMPSLLDMPTGCPFGPRCTICVEKCKTLIPTLTTLENGTQVACFMREGGE from the coding sequence GTGGAACAACTTATCGACATCAAAAACCTGCGCGTCGAATTCGCCCTCAGATCCGGTACGGTCCGGGCAGTGCGCGACGTCAGCCTGGTCATAAACAAAGGCGAACGCCTCGGCATTGTCGGCGAATCCGGCGCGGGCAAATCCGTGCTCGGCTTTTCCCTCATCAATCTCATCTCCAAACCTGGAAAAATCACTGCGGGTCAGATCATCTTCAATGGTCAGGATCTGACCAAACTCAACGACGACCAGATGCGCACCATCCGGGGCAACGACATCGCCATGATCTTCCAGGATCCCATGATGACCCTCAATCCTGTCCTGACCATCGGCACCCAGATGAAGGAGACCGTCCTCGCGCACATGAACGTCTCGGACAAAGAAGCCGAGGCCATCTGCCTGGAAAAACTGCGCAAGGTCTATATCCCTTCCCCTGAAAAACGACTGAAGCAGTATCCGCACGAATTCTCCGGCGGAATGCGCCAACGCATCGTCATCGCAATCTCCCTGCTGACCAGCCCCAAACTGATCATCGCAGACGAACCGACAACCGCGCTGGACGTGACCATTCAGGCCGAGATCATGGATTTGTTGCTGGAACTGTGCAAGACCGAAAACATGGGACTCATCCTGATCACCCATGACCTGGCCGTGGTTTCCGAGGTCACCCAACGAATCGCGGTGCTTTACGCCGGCAAGGTCGTGGAACTTGGGACCGCAGACCAGATCATTTCCAACCCGCAGCATCCCTATACACAAGGGCTGATCAAGGCCCTGCCGCAAATGGCCGGCGGCGAGAAGCGGCTGAACCAGATCCCCGGCATGATGCCGTCGCTGCTGGACATGCCCACAGGCTGCCCCTTTGGACCACGTTGCACCATCTGTGTGGAAAAATGCAAGACCCTGATTCCCACGCTGACCACCCTTGAAAATGGAACGCAGGTCGCCTGTTTCATGCGCGAAGGAGGCGAATAA
- a CDS encoding ABC transporter permease gives MKTRWQRFKDSYMLYSFLRDPVAMTCFTILALLVLSAFAAPIIAPHDPYNSTTIDIMNAQVPPAWSDGGNSKFFLGTDAQGRDMLSTMLYGMRVSIIIGVGAVCLQAFIGIVVGLLSGYIKRLDTILMRIADVQLSFSTYMVAIFIGAIVQTAFGVAGYDKVAVPLIIVIIGLAEWPQYARTVRASVLAERRKEYVEAARVIGLSKVRIMWRHILPNTLSPVLVISTVQVANAIMSEAALSFLGLGMPVTKPSLGSLITAGFEYIFSGSWWITIFPGILLVTLILVINLLGDWIRDFLNPKLYKG, from the coding sequence ATGAAAACCCGCTGGCAACGATTCAAAGATTCCTACATGCTCTACAGCTTCCTTCGAGATCCGGTAGCCATGACCTGTTTCACCATCCTGGCACTGCTGGTCTTGTCTGCCTTTGCCGCGCCGATAATCGCGCCGCATGACCCGTACAACTCGACCACCATCGACATCATGAACGCCCAGGTCCCTCCCGCCTGGTCTGACGGCGGGAACTCCAAGTTCTTTCTCGGCACGGACGCCCAAGGCCGGGACATGCTCTCCACCATGCTTTACGGCATGCGCGTATCCATCATCATCGGCGTGGGAGCGGTCTGTCTCCAGGCGTTCATCGGCATCGTGGTGGGACTGCTGTCCGGCTACATCAAACGGCTGGACACTATTCTCATGCGCATCGCGGACGTACAATTGTCCTTCTCCACCTACATGGTGGCGATCTTCATCGGCGCCATCGTCCAGACCGCATTCGGCGTAGCCGGTTACGACAAGGTGGCGGTCCCGCTGATCATCGTCATCATCGGACTGGCCGAATGGCCACAATACGCCCGTACGGTACGGGCATCGGTACTGGCGGAACGGCGCAAGGAATACGTTGAGGCAGCCAGGGTCATCGGCCTTTCCAAGGTCCGCATCATGTGGCGGCACATCCTGCCCAACACGCTCTCGCCCGTGCTGGTCATCTCCACCGTGCAGGTGGCCAACGCCATCATGAGCGAAGCGGCCCTGTCCTTCCTCGGACTGGGCATGCCTGTAACCAAGCCCTCGCTCGGATCACTGATCACCGCCGGATTCGAATACATCTTCTCCGGCTCCTGGTGGATCACCATCTTCCCCGGCATCCTGCTGGTTACCCTGATTCTGGTCATCAATCTCCTGGGCGACTGGATCCGGGACTTCCTCAACCCCAAACTGTACAAGGGGTAA
- a CDS encoding ABC transporter permease, giving the protein MFAFTVKRILQALIVILIISFIGFAIKHNFGDPVRDLVGQRVTAAERAVIRDNLGLNDPFMIQYARFLHDALQGDLGQSYFFKKPAAEVIINKAPATLELVFCAALIIVVLSIPMGIYSAIKPRSWFSRFIMGGSIVGVSMPVFLTAILLIYIFSVELHWLPSYGRGETVRIFGWWDSGLLTLDGLKHLIMPSIALSSIMLPLFIRLIRSEMMEVLQSEYVKFAWAKGIKPSRVWLVHAFKNTLLPVITVGGVQLGIMVAFTILTETVFQWQGMGSMFIESVERSDTSLMVAYLVFVGIVFVLVNTFVDIIYGLVNPTVRVAGRQ; this is encoded by the coding sequence ATGTTTGCATTTACGGTAAAACGAATCCTCCAGGCCTTGATAGTCATCTTGATTATCAGCTTCATCGGATTCGCCATCAAACACAATTTCGGAGACCCGGTCCGCGACCTCGTGGGGCAGAGGGTCACTGCGGCAGAGCGGGCTGTTATCCGCGACAACCTCGGCCTCAACGACCCTTTCATGATCCAATACGCCCGCTTCCTTCACGACGCGCTCCAGGGCGACTTGGGCCAGAGTTACTTCTTCAAGAAACCGGCTGCCGAAGTCATCATCAACAAGGCTCCGGCCACCCTTGAACTGGTCTTCTGCGCTGCCTTGATCATTGTCGTCCTGTCCATACCCATGGGCATATACTCGGCCATCAAGCCGCGAAGTTGGTTCAGCCGTTTCATCATGGGCGGCTCCATCGTCGGGGTATCCATGCCGGTCTTCCTGACGGCCATCCTCCTCATATACATCTTTTCCGTCGAGCTGCACTGGCTCCCGTCCTATGGACGGGGCGAAACCGTGCGCATCTTCGGCTGGTGGGACAGCGGCCTGCTCACCCTTGACGGGCTCAAGCACCTGATCATGCCGTCCATAGCCCTCTCTTCCATCATGCTCCCGCTGTTCATCCGGCTCATCCGATCCGAGATGATGGAAGTGCTGCAAAGCGAATACGTCAAGTTTGCCTGGGCCAAGGGTATCAAGCCCAGCCGCGTATGGCTGGTCCACGCCTTCAAGAACACCCTGCTCCCGGTCATCACCGTGGGCGGCGTACAACTCGGCATCATGGTGGCCTTCACCATCCTGACCGAGACCGTATTCCAGTGGCAGGGCATGGGCTCCATGTTCATCGAATCAGTGGAACGCTCAGACACCTCGCTCATGGTCGCCTATCTCGTCTTCGTGGGCATCGTCTTCGTGCTGGTCAACACCTTCGTCGACATCATTTACGGCCTCGTCAATCCCACGGTCCGCGTGGCAGGGAGGCAATAA
- a CDS encoding ABC transporter substrate-binding protein, with product MKMSTFKSAGKFSLLLLTLLVSALLLVGCGSDDKKEAGEETAPATPEKTTLKLAMDADPVSLDPHVQLSGGMLQYSHMVFDSLVRYDKDMNFVPRLAEKWERIDDLTMRFHLRKGVKFHSGNDFTADDVVFTVERLKKSDDYKGLFEPFVGATAIDAYTVDLVTKQPYGLVLNMATYVFPMDRKFYSGTDDKGKAKDLIIKTDSSFANENESGTGPFAVTHREQGVKTVFTRFADYWDKTGNVEEIVLSPIKNDATRVAALLSGDVDFIMPVPPQDLERIKTTDGLMLVTMSGSRIITFQLNQKSNPALADPKVRLAMDYAYDNNGVVEKIMNGFATAAGQMSPKGYVGYDEALAPRFDLEKAKSLMAESGFPDGFEATMIAPNNRYVNDEKIAEAFVSMMSKIGIKISLKTMPKAQYWDQFDAQVADIQMIGWHSDTEDSGNYYEFLSMCRNSETGYGQYNSGNYCNAKVDELTLAAQVETDPAKRAAQCQEVEKIQYDEAGFIPLHWQNLSWASKSNMNTEDIVNVMNFPYFGDLVIK from the coding sequence ATGAAAATGTCGACGTTCAAATCCGCCGGCAAATTCTCCCTGCTCCTTCTCACGCTGCTCGTTTCCGCCCTGTTGTTGGTCGGATGCGGCAGTGATGACAAGAAAGAAGCAGGCGAGGAAACCGCCCCTGCTACCCCTGAAAAAACCACTCTCAAACTTGCCATGGACGCCGACCCGGTTTCTCTGGACCCCCATGTTCAGTTGTCCGGCGGTATGCTCCAGTACTCCCACATGGTCTTCGACAGCCTTGTCCGCTACGACAAGGACATGAATTTTGTTCCGCGCCTGGCCGAGAAGTGGGAGCGCATCGACGACCTGACCATGCGTTTTCATCTGCGCAAGGGCGTCAAGTTCCACTCCGGCAACGACTTTACTGCTGATGACGTTGTCTTTACCGTCGAACGCCTGAAGAAATCCGATGACTACAAGGGGCTTTTCGAGCCTTTCGTCGGCGCCACCGCAATTGATGCCTACACCGTTGACCTGGTCACCAAGCAGCCCTACGGCCTGGTGCTCAACATGGCCACTTACGTCTTCCCCATGGACAGGAAATTCTACTCCGGCACCGACGACAAGGGCAAGGCAAAAGACCTGATCATCAAGACCGACTCTTCCTTTGCCAATGAAAACGAATCCGGCACCGGGCCCTTTGCCGTGACCCATCGTGAACAGGGCGTGAAGACCGTTTTCACGCGTTTTGCTGACTACTGGGACAAGACCGGCAACGTCGAAGAGATCGTTCTCTCTCCGATCAAGAATGACGCCACCCGCGTTGCAGCCCTGCTGTCCGGCGACGTCGACTTCATCATGCCCGTGCCGCCCCAGGATCTCGAGCGCATCAAGACCACCGACGGCCTGATGCTGGTCACCATGTCCGGCTCCAGGATCATCACCTTCCAGCTCAACCAGAAGAGCAACCCTGCCCTGGCCGACCCCAAGGTCCGCCTGGCCATGGATTACGCATATGACAACAACGGCGTTGTCGAAAAGATCATGAACGGCTTCGCCACTGCGGCCGGACAGATGTCCCCCAAGGGCTATGTCGGCTACGATGAAGCCTTGGCTCCCCGCTTCGACCTCGAAAAGGCCAAGAGCCTGATGGCTGAATCCGGTTTCCCCGATGGCTTCGAAGCCACCATGATCGCCCCCAACAACCGTTACGTGAACGACGAGAAGATCGCGGAAGCCTTCGTCTCCATGATGTCCAAGATCGGCATCAAGATCTCCTTGAAGACCATGCCCAAGGCGCAGTACTGGGATCAGTTCGACGCCCAGGTTGCCGACATCCAGATGATCGGCTGGCACTCGGACACCGAAGACTCCGGCAACTATTACGAGTTCTTGTCCATGTGCCGCAACTCCGAAACCGGCTACGGCCAGTATAACTCCGGCAACTACTGCAACGCCAAGGTCGACGAACTGACGTTGGCCGCTCAGGTCGAAACCGACCCGGCCAAGCGTGCCGCGCAATGCCAGGAAGTGGAAAAGATCCAGTACGACGAAGCCGGCTTCATCCCGCTGCACTGGCAGAATCTGTCCTGGGCTTCCAAGTCCAACATGAACACCGAAGATATCGTGAACGTCATGAACTTCCCGTACTTCGGCGACCTGGTCATCAAGTAG
- a CDS encoding TIGR03960 family B12-binding radical SAM protein — translation MKELLPILPRPSRYIGSEWGTVFKDLDTVTVRCALAFPDMYEVGMSYLGQKILARAINSQPQFWAERVFTPCEETAAIMREHKVPLATLESDTPLGDMDIIGFSLTHELCYTNVLYMLDLAGIPFRSTDRDDSHPLIMAGGGAAFNAEPMAPFFDAMVIGDGEEAMPQVLSVIEQAKKDNFSRAGLLEALAAVPGIYVPAFFEDQGPGKPLRALREGYETVEKAVVDDLNTAGFPTGQVIPFGAIHDRLTMEIARGCTRGCRFCQAGMIYRPVRERSLDELDRILTEGLAQTGYEETSMLSLSTGDFSGLDTLFTRSFDKCAAEQISISLPSLRVGSLSSPIMERISSIRRTGATLAPEAGSQRLRDVINKGVDEQGLIDHVRLLFDNGWQGVKLYFMIGLPTETDEDLDAIVDLCLKVRDSAGRHIKRLQVTAAVSPFVPKPQTPFQWEPQISFDEIYRRISYLRDKFRPHKRISIKYHEPEMTSLEGVFSRGDRRLAEVVERAYAKGALFSSWKDHLRLAPYKEAMDEAGLNWDAYTGPRNPEGPLPWDHLSCGLTKKFLLRERERALSGKITEDCRYGACRNCGVCEFDGKVSTLSRQSKDKDIRPKLVFQQRDQEGEQPAYSVETPDLTVKAAHYRLWFEKTGPAAYLSQLELQAVFERAFRRAGLPMAFSAGFHPMPRLSFGMALPVGVESRAEWINIFLRKDFEPAEVVRRLLVNMPIGLAPLKADRLDMGRKQPQSVEEIFELRFLREAELHLEQWRSFMVKDKFIIEKRTKKRGMQPMDIRPLVTEMVEIENGLTLVLDWRSQYMSPLSLCLAVMDGASQLDFALVKTAQRFA, via the coding sequence ATGAAAGAACTGCTGCCCATTCTCCCCCGTCCATCCCGCTACATCGGAAGCGAATGGGGAACCGTGTTCAAGGATCTGGACACCGTGACCGTCCGGTGTGCCCTGGCCTTTCCCGACATGTACGAGGTGGGCATGTCCTACCTCGGCCAGAAGATTCTGGCCCGGGCCATCAACTCCCAGCCGCAGTTCTGGGCCGAACGCGTTTTCACTCCATGCGAGGAAACCGCCGCCATCATGCGCGAACACAAGGTTCCCCTGGCCACACTGGAATCGGACACTCCCTTGGGCGACATGGACATCATCGGATTCAGCCTGACCCATGAGCTTTGTTACACCAACGTGCTCTACATGCTTGACCTGGCAGGCATCCCGTTCCGCAGCACGGATCGGGATGATTCGCATCCGCTGATCATGGCCGGAGGCGGCGCGGCCTTCAACGCCGAGCCAATGGCTCCCTTCTTCGACGCCATGGTCATCGGCGACGGCGAGGAGGCCATGCCGCAGGTCCTTTCCGTCATCGAACAAGCCAAAAAGGACAACTTTTCCCGCGCCGGACTGCTCGAAGCCCTTGCCGCCGTTCCAGGTATCTACGTCCCCGCCTTCTTCGAAGACCAGGGACCGGGCAAGCCTCTCAGGGCGCTGCGCGAGGGGTACGAGACCGTGGAAAAGGCCGTGGTGGACGATCTCAACACGGCCGGATTTCCCACGGGCCAGGTCATTCCCTTCGGAGCCATACATGACCGGCTGACCATGGAGATTGCCCGGGGCTGCACCCGTGGCTGCCGCTTCTGCCAGGCAGGCATGATCTACCGCCCGGTGCGCGAACGCTCCCTGGACGAATTGGACCGCATCCTGACCGAAGGCCTGGCCCAGACCGGCTACGAGGAGACCTCCATGCTCTCCCTGAGCACCGGCGACTTCTCCGGCCTGGACACACTCTTCACCCGCAGCTTCGACAAATGCGCCGCAGAACAGATTTCCATTTCCCTGCCTTCCCTGCGCGTAGGCTCCCTGTCCTCCCCCATCATGGAGCGCATCTCCTCCATCCGGAGAACCGGCGCAACCCTGGCTCCCGAAGCAGGCAGCCAGCGTTTGCGCGACGTCATCAACAAAGGCGTGGATGAACAAGGCCTCATCGACCATGTCAGACTGCTCTTTGATAATGGTTGGCAGGGCGTAAAGCTCTACTTCATGATCGGTCTACCCACGGAAACGGACGAGGACCTGGACGCCATAGTCGACCTCTGCCTCAAGGTGCGCGACTCCGCCGGTCGGCACATAAAGCGATTGCAGGTCACGGCGGCGGTCTCCCCCTTTGTGCCGAAACCGCAGACGCCGTTCCAGTGGGAACCGCAAATTTCCTTTGATGAAATATACCGGCGCATCAGTTACCTGCGCGACAAATTCAGGCCACACAAACGCATCAGCATAAAGTACCACGAACCGGAAATGACCTCACTGGAAGGCGTGTTCTCCCGAGGAGACCGGCGGCTGGCCGAAGTCGTGGAACGGGCCTATGCCAAGGGCGCACTTTTTTCCAGCTGGAAAGACCACCTGCGCCTCGCACCCTACAAGGAAGCCATGGATGAAGCCGGACTGAATTGGGATGCGTACACAGGCCCGAGGAACCCGGAAGGCCCATTGCCCTGGGACCATCTCTCCTGCGGCCTGACCAAGAAATTCCTGCTCAGGGAACGAGAACGCGCCCTGTCCGGGAAAATCACGGAAGACTGCCGGTACGGAGCATGCCGCAACTGCGGTGTGTGCGAATTCGACGGGAAGGTATCGACCCTGTCCCGCCAGTCCAAGGACAAGGACATCCGGCCCAAACTGGTCTTTCAACAACGGGACCAGGAAGGCGAACAGCCCGCCTATTCAGTGGAGACACCGGACCTGACCGTCAAGGCCGCCCACTACCGCCTCTGGTTTGAAAAAACCGGTCCGGCCGCCTATCTGAGCCAACTGGAACTCCAGGCCGTATTTGAACGCGCCTTCAGGCGGGCCGGTCTGCCCATGGCCTTTTCCGCTGGCTTCCACCCCATGCCGAGGCTTTCCTTTGGCATGGCACTGCCCGTAGGGGTGGAAAGCCGCGCCGAATGGATCAACATTTTTCTGCGCAAGGATTTTGAACCCGCTGAAGTGGTCAGGCGGCTTCTCGTGAACATGCCCATCGGCCTCGCACCACTCAAGGCGGACAGATTGGACATGGGCAGGAAGCAGCCCCAATCGGTTGAAGAAATATTTGAACTCCGCTTTCTCAGGGAAGCTGAACTCCATTTGGAACAATGGCGCAGCTTCATGGTCAAGGATAAGTTCATCATCGAAAAAAGGACCAAGAAGCGCGGAATGCAACCAATGGATATCCGCCCGCTGGTCACGGAAATGGTCGAAATAGAAAACGGCCTGACTCTGGTACTGGACTGGCGAAGTCAGTACATGAGTCCCCTGAGCCTGTGTCTTGCTGTAATGGACGGCGCAAGTCAGCTCGACTTCGCCCTGGTCAAGACAGCCCAACGATTTGCCTGA